One Proteinivorax tanatarense DNA segment encodes these proteins:
- a CDS encoding ArsR/SmtB family transcription factor, which yields MEKNQFQSQLLKALGHPLRLKVVKKLLKGEQCVCELAPALDCEQSNLSKHLGVLKKAGILVSKKDGLKVIYMIKHKEILSLLQIIDNIQEKEIKALQRLFYEEE from the coding sequence ATGGAAAAAAATCAGTTTCAAAGTCAATTATTAAAAGCACTGGGTCACCCCCTAAGGCTTAAGGTAGTGAAAAAATTATTAAAAGGGGAGCAATGTGTTTGTGAGTTAGCTCCGGCTCTTGATTGTGAGCAATCTAATCTATCAAAGCATTTAGGTGTGCTAAAAAAGGCGGGTATTTTAGTTAGCAAAAAAGACGGACTTAAAGTCATATACATGATTAAGCACAAAGAAATATTATCACTTTTGCAGATTATTGATAACATACAAGAAAAAGAAATAAAAGCATTACAAAGATTATTCTATGAGGAGGAATAA
- a CDS encoding energy-coupling factor ABC transporter ATP-binding protein has protein sequence MEQLIYAKDLNFTYPDKTDVKINGEISVKKSQRVVVLGANGSGKTTLLKSLVGITKPNKGKLKVFDLTPSKEFSQFRYKVGVVFQNAEEQIIAPTVYDDIALMPRGAGLKESEIAEKVNWVLEELQLTHLVHKVPHYLSGGEKKKVVLAGALVMNPKLLILDEPFTGLDPKSKESLLKIINYFNKKYNTAIITTTHDVETVFAISDEVYIVSDGEVIARGNPKEIFAQSEVLNKAKLLQPQLHQLFSILIKRQLPLKHPQNANDGAEQIYQLYTQLVKQNKISS, from the coding sequence ATGGAACAATTAATTTATGCAAAAGATCTTAATTTTACTTACCCAGACAAAACTGATGTAAAAATTAACGGAGAAATATCCGTTAAAAAAAGTCAACGGGTGGTAGTGTTAGGAGCAAACGGCTCGGGAAAAACAACATTGCTAAAAAGTTTAGTAGGAATAACAAAACCAAATAAAGGTAAGTTAAAGGTTTTTGATCTTACCCCTAGTAAAGAGTTTTCACAGTTTAGGTATAAAGTGGGAGTGGTTTTTCAAAATGCCGAAGAACAAATTATAGCACCAACAGTTTATGATGATATAGCTTTGATGCCTAGAGGGGCAGGCTTAAAAGAGTCGGAGATTGCAGAGAAAGTTAACTGGGTGCTAGAAGAATTACAACTTACTCACCTTGTTCATAAGGTTCCCCACTACTTAAGTGGAGGAGAAAAGAAGAAAGTTGTGCTAGCTGGAGCATTAGTTATGAATCCTAAGCTATTAATTTTAGATGAACCTTTTACCGGCTTGGATCCTAAATCCAAAGAAAGTTTGCTTAAGATTATTAATTATTTTAATAAGAAGTATAATACAGCTATAATTACCACCACCCATGATGTAGAGACTGTTTTTGCCATCAGCGATGAGGTATATATAGTAAGCGATGGAGAAGTGATTGCAAGGGGAAATCCTAAGGAGATTTTTGCACAATCAGAAGTCTTAAATAAAGCTAAACTTCTGCAGCCACAACTTCATCAGCTATTTTCTATTTTGATAAAAAGACAACTGCCTTTAAAACATCCCCAAAACGCAAATGACGGCGCAGAGCAAATTTATCAATTGTATACTCAACTAGTGAAACAAAATAAAATATCATCATAG
- a CDS encoding energy-coupling factor transporter transmembrane component T, giving the protein MDLANLDHLAVNNKAPFCLSSTIVKALFVTITVILLIATKSTIYPLMIFCMLIATMMANKVPLLKVLPLLFYPFFFTGLFTLISGLPLNQSLWLISKSCAIALSLIFFITTTPLYNLFAIMQKILPTLFVDGLFFTYRSFFIFHNLFSNLFTVLKLKGGFNRKRMIPNMKNMGALVAITFIKALDSAHNMADAMRVRGYSCGTLKETESFKVSVWDSYPIGLTIIFILSYLWV; this is encoded by the coding sequence TTGGATTTAGCCAATTTAGATCACTTAGCAGTGAATAACAAGGCGCCTTTTTGCTTAAGCAGCACTATTGTAAAAGCATTATTTGTAACTATAACAGTAATTCTATTAATAGCTACAAAGTCTACAATTTATCCTTTGATGATATTTTGTATGTTAATTGCCACAATGATGGCAAATAAAGTGCCTTTGCTAAAAGTGCTGCCATTGTTGTTTTATCCTTTCTTTTTTACAGGGCTTTTTACTTTAATATCTGGATTACCACTGAACCAAAGTTTATGGCTTATTTCTAAGTCTTGTGCAATTGCACTAAGTTTAATATTTTTTATAACTACTACACCTTTATATAACTTGTTTGCCATTATGCAAAAAATTCTGCCAACTCTCTTTGTAGACGGGCTTTTCTTCACATATAGGTCGTTTTTTATTTTTCACAATCTTTTTAGCAATCTTTTTACCGTTCTTAAACTCAAAGGAGGCTTTAATCGAAAAAGAATGATACCCAACATGAAAAATATGGGAGCATTAGTGGCAATAACGTTTATAAAAGCTTTGGACTCAGCTCATAATATGGCTGATGCCATGAGAGTTAGGGGATATAGTTGTGGTACTTTAAAAGAAACAGAGAGTTTTAAAGTAAGTGTATGGGATTCTTACCCTATAGGGTTAACTATAATATTTATCCTTAGTTACTTATGGGTTTAA
- a CDS encoding energy-coupling factor ABC transporter permease, producing MSHLHVTDGVLAIWLVISSNIIALSLLFFTSYKVIKKEDKFYNNLAKLGVVSALMLIAMSIPLGPVPAHLSLILVAALLLGPELGFISLFIVNLILALFGHGGITVVGLNTMIMGAELVIGYHLFSLMLSKVSWRKAIAIGVSMGLIVSVILMLITLTFAGQDLTEAFSSCSHEPQTIDEGNHFHGGLVAILGIVMVGIIIEVLIVTAIVGYIRKVRPDYLVKGGS from the coding sequence ATGAGTCATTTACATGTAACTGATGGTGTGCTGGCAATATGGCTTGTGATAAGTTCAAATATCATAGCTTTGTCATTGCTGTTTTTTACAAGTTACAAAGTAATCAAAAAGGAAGATAAGTTTTATAATAATCTAGCAAAGTTAGGTGTAGTTTCTGCTCTTATGCTAATTGCTATGTCGATACCTTTAGGACCAGTTCCTGCTCACTTGAGCTTAATATTAGTAGCAGCTTTGTTATTAGGGCCTGAGCTTGGCTTTATTTCACTTTTTATAGTTAATCTCATTCTTGCTCTATTTGGACATGGAGGTATCACTGTAGTTGGGCTTAACACTATGATAATGGGAGCTGAGTTAGTAATTGGCTATCATTTGTTTAGCTTAATGCTTTCCAAAGTTAGTTGGAGAAAAGCTATAGCGATAGGTGTTTCAATGGGGTTAATAGTATCTGTAATTTTAATGCTTATAACCTTAACTTTTGCCGGACAAGACCTAACAGAAGCTTTTAGCTCCTGTAGTCATGAACCCCAAACTATAGATGAAGGCAATCACTTTCATGGAGGTCTAGTGGCTATATTAGGTATAGTTATGGTTGGTATAATAATAGAAGTTCTTATAGTAACAGCAATTGTAGGGTATATAAGAAAAGTTAGACCCGATTATTTAGTGAAAGGTGGAAGTTAA